In Acanthopagrus latus isolate v.2019 chromosome 16, fAcaLat1.1, whole genome shotgun sequence, one DNA window encodes the following:
- the crybg1a gene encoding uncharacterized protein crybg1a isoform X3: MSKSSTLKLKSLFKVKSPEKENKEFKRSGPPKDGETTSPTDKPGTLPAVPGPLSPGGNATMGDDGLPVSPKSKKGKKLLSFRLKRKKSKRKEEGGDVFFPETDELDSISSHRSFDQMSVSTECSFQTESDWDPQSESTSMISFDMSQPYSPTSPTKFFKNLEEKRGVFNRITNFFNSKKKKSGSRRHSDASTDPSSPTSPSSPFSQQEDGLKTPTPSLNSRMGAAGGENLSQSSSRSASSSASVLTCEAELPFADSDSSGRSSVRQVHVCRVSTASDERHSGNVTPTTPDLATTTHPVVDSSSEQGFAESVVEEVSKRLQVSLEENSLKHTEDGADNHTTLSPLKIPLSKSTEASRSPNLTSISLGSKKTSVTVGEKGHITALKGITLGTQSSKSHVIATQQVDKDSPVTPEEDSGARRRARIFSWDTVATALKPEEEEVLRGDSPVQLHKAIWVETHMGEEDDWEREGEKENDVTNEEKEGFRSDSPPVLAVPVTVIPEDDSNTQEAAESPSTSSEALLSSGSTPESAISLALTAGEFQPQPEKPDTGGLSKLQEKRRSGETRVTRKTVSLPSKHKVFAHKVYVSPEPSLDGNEPAGEEYSRDSTTKASDTTKAKPLPSLQNNNAELKANLEPFPTTDETTLSGTHSPDLLVKEKTESEASDFDDNSEKSDMYRAKSQMVGSRARGQGPNKATPSIQGVKSASQGRHTTVSGAKTSSSAAGSKAKNVITKDKASTESTRAGTASHIPPQRERSNDKTGSMLPTHIDQSTSATSSASGSNSKIPKRSTSEVHVKSQETPDKSSQTDATGSVVISKVQKQPRTKESLKSPVSITKAGRKPTFEEAKGEKATPGDISPIKPTLKMGTNHIKENSDEDNVSINQVNGVVIDKEESSIKTVHPTDRKSLDVKKQGHNILENNASMASSSRLPISSPTRKRNNEITETSGIKKMTSSQADSDRPKTVQKQNSEQQDLTPDERPGSETPPPLSESPKKGSMLSTRPTKHTFKRSISHKESDTHKESGSPLPTKQEKPVSLRLSKQIDNTKHNKSPVKDSAEPSSSISKLPTRGQRSSNKMISRNITPPDYSSNTSTSKQEDTNQTTKTETAVEAPDSFIADQVKDSAGDDRFKFKSQSTEAEEHMIKLTDNQSSTGEFKPKVKGTKEAEESKTSLTNKKISKTQSIQSNDVTVTEKTQAKVAPVTGPGAELLPNSEAILSLSPVTDVNKAEADNNRGQAETKQQTRDETPPENGSHIQTQEEEMTFSPKICSIDSEQNDILETPRTPDSVQEKETDSAGLDQDTVAAHEDVTDISAKPVLFDGIHGNLLNRTDQEVVMAGRVSLNSERQQRELLKDQTTNIVLENDRLPAFSRNLVKDFEVEERSKEEVGRKPTEALSRQTETVTVFESTKNAENQLDKEPLLLAGEFERLEKNAKPNERQNDTAVESADSQNSCKRELKGRTIEDQAEKDIAEPQKPTPLSSEKRCLQPDSEKEPRMVVTDVVQEKRTETEQTRSAFQQNTDGVVDAKTKCGVLFREKSGSIDKEMDPQMKAPTVKNEQETKEPLTKDEKVRDNQSNQDNKHTDIVKESQTQEPKALSTITQSAEGTKEESETKASGKNLPNKISNETAENEVSSLEDQTTTFSKDQDVDNETTEESAPASAESKCQKANLEKQTETEKAPGKTTDSKVIHIDTTQVGDLSEIKTAEEETERKVSSAIDSSMKNLVSETTFTNSQSEVGIQEDQKSKTVVDTDEDITEPEKNKSISGGGTHEEKETKTFGKNLPDEISNETAETEVSSLGDQATIISRDQDEDMKQTEENASTEKAPGKTIDSKVLQMDTTQEPSEIKSAEEEIERKDSSIKRVENETTLTKSNKEVSIQEDQKSKIVGDKDKDITEPEKNKSVQSQHPNANQEHKPKTETKEYLKTKEDTKLPEKTTEKAARKTNKKQEENAIIKEDGKVENEVTKQEEQQMKASKIDAKQESGPVILEAASIKTSGEEQKDKTTVVPDQVLGTDAQKDDKEAKELLTKEKEVREHESNLKNKHTDVIKESAKNQSAEGTHEENETRAFGKNLPDGIPNETAETEVSHHKDWTTVAARGQDEDMKTTEENASTSAESKCQKAKLEKQIETEKAPQKTQEVKILQTDTTQGISKTQSTVVTKENTESESVKISVNETEITNSNSEVSIQRIQKSIIHGDQSEDITKHEKNMSRIPKCGNANPEQEPRIVTKESLKTNEDTKLAEETTEKAARKTNKKQEQQTIIKDDDRQMKTSKTDAKQESGPVILKDVPTKTSGGKQEVKTTVGPDIVLNATEADKNYQDTKHRTKTKGGVKQDLQTSGEKDINLSDLLKPTKPSLIDSSSLLATVKPSTPSHSKNESPSSWLDVEHHQKEKKEQNRRLNASASEDESLESDDYDDFIRSIKQGSIPFSAPPKRHSHKKSLSPPFAMPAIKEDHFERTFDPEQFQFGLSKKSKSLRDLSPGMVIKEKAAKREGRTMEKHAQDKGKHTARDQMNSADEVKGQNGVKEGINIDSGEENKQNNGEEPGKPTSRLGRMSILSSLLSTPQSSRKAKKEATSASNSTLSSNQQQDLPSAGKKGVVDSPLPGIDTDKKGVKGTDQGPPVGAGTCPLIESAPSSSSPPRLPSFSEIKLPDHLEKYLKTNKRESEASQGCTQRNKTTLNSEGSTVMDHASAAGAADVDVGLKGPAGIPPASNYSQQTSRNGLSTSKPKIPAVKGFHKRPGKIVIHEQAQFGGEAFELYCDTEDATTMMLSPVISVRVIRGCWLLYEKPGFQGRIIALEEGPTEHIVNVWAEEGSPTTLNQMGQPVQTAPMVIGSVRLAVRDYSMPRIDLFAEVNGLGRMSSYCDDTVEIGSYAMPQTTGSIKVHSGVWLVYTDPGFGGLVGVLEVGEYPCPESWGFPQPFIGSLRPLRMGAIRVEHPNDFQALVFEKPSFKGECIEVNSDMYNLQEEPEEEKTDEKQENKKTLSAVGSIKILGGLWVGYQEVDFEGQQYILEEGEYPHCSDWGGSDEGLLSLRPVCTDFLSPHVKLFSERNFDTLGLSVDLLGPVINMEDVGYGVKTQSINVMSGVWVAFEKPGFSGELYILEKGLYGSPEDWGAPNFKISSIQPVFHDTLMGTTKFKVQLYSEPEFQGRLVALEDSVAALDEDFRPRSCKVLAGRKKS, encoded by the exons ATGAGTAAGTCCAGCACGTTGAAACTAAAGAGCTTGTTTAAAGTTAAatcacctgaaaaagaaaacaaggagtTCAAACGGTCTGGCCCCCCCAAAGATGGAGAGACCACAAGCCCAACAGACAAGCCGGGGACCTTACCGGCGGTCCCCGGTCCCCTCAGCCCAGGAGGCAACGCTACCATGGGGGATGATGGTTTGCCCGTCTCCCCGAAATCAAAGAAGGGAAAGAAGCTGTTGTCATTTAGGCTGAAACGGAAGAAGTCCAAGcgaaaagaggagggaggagatgtgTTCTTCCCTGAGACCGATGAACTGGACAGCATCAGTAGCCACAG gaGCTTTGACCAGATGAGTGTTTCCACTGAGTGCAGTTTCCAGACAGAATCGGACTGGGACCCTCAATCTGAGTCCACCTCCATGATCAGCTTTGACATGAGTCAGCCATACAGCCCTACTTCGCCCACGAAATTCTTCAAG AATTTGGAGGAAAAGAGGGGAGTCTTTAATCGCATTACCAATTTTTTCAactcaaagaaaaagaagagtggTAGCAGGCGTCATTCAGATGCTTCCACAGATCCAAGTTCCCCAACATCCCCCTCGTCTCCATTTTCACAACAGGAGGATGGGCTTAAGACTCCAACCCCCTCTCTCAATAGCAGAAtgggagcagcaggtggcgaGAATCTCAGCCAAAGCTCCAGTCGCAGCGCCTCAAGCTCGGCTTCAGTGCTGACATGTGAAGCAGAACTCCCTTTTGCAGACAGCGACAGCAGTGGCAGAAGCAGTGTGAGGCAGGTGCATGTGTGCCGGGTCAGCACAGCCAGTGAtgaaaggcattctgggaaCGTGACTCCCACCACTCCTGACCTCGCTACGACCACTCATCCAGTTGTTGATTCAAGCTCAGAGCAAGGCTTTGCAGAGTCAGTTGTGGAGGAAGTAAGCAAGAGGCTGCAGGTCAGTTTGGAAGAAAatagcctgaaacacacagaggatggTGCAGATAACCATACCACACTGTCACCATTAAAGATACCACTCTCCAAATCAACCGAGGCCTCTAGGTCACCTAACTTAACCTCGATAAGCTTAGGATCAAAGAAAACGTCAGTGACAGTTGGAGAAAAGGGCCATATCACAGCTCTGAAAGGAATAACTTTAGGCACTCAGTCGTCCAAGTCACACGTCATCGCAACTCAACAGGTAGATAAAGACTCTCCAGTCACACCAGAGGAAGACTCTGGAGCGAGGAGGAGGGCTCGGATATTCTCCTGGGACACTGTAGCTACAGCATTGAAAcccgaggaagaggaagtgctCAGAGGTGATTCTCCTGTCCAGCTCCACAAAGCAATATGGGTGGAAACACACATGGGAGAGGAGGATGactgggagagggagggggagaaagagaatgATGTAACGAATGAAGAGAAGGAAGGCTTCAGATCCGACTCTCCCCCTGTGCTGGCTGTACCTGTCACAGTAATTCCCGAGGACGACTCAAACACCCAGGAAGCTGCAGAAAGCCCTTCTACCTCCTCAGAGGCTTTGTTGTCCAGTGGCAGCACACCAGAATCAGCCATCTCCTTGGCACTGACTGCAGGGGAGTTCCAGCCGCAGCCAGAGAAGCCTGACACTGGTGGCCTTTCAAAGCTTCAGGAGAAACGCAGATCGGGGGAAACTCGTGTTACGCGCAAGACTGTGAGCTTGCCTTCAAAACACAAGGTTTTTGCCCACAAGGTGTATGTAAGCCCAGAGCCAAGTTTAGACGGGAATGAACCAGCTGGAGAGGAGTATAGCAGAGATTCAACTACAAAGGCTTCAGACACAACTAAAGCAAAACC ATTGCCaagcctccaaaacaacaatgCAGAACTCAAGGCAAACCTTGAGCCATTTCCAACAACAGATGAGACAACACTCTCTGGTACACATTCTCCTGACCTCCTAGTTAAAGAAAAAACCGAGTCTGAGGCCTCTGACTTTGATGATAACTCTGAAAAATCGGATATGTACAGAGCAAAGTCACAGATGGTAGGGTCTAGGGCAAGAGGCCAAGGCCCGAACAAGGCTACACCTTCTATACAAGGGGTTAAATCAGCATCACAAGGTCGGCATACCACAGTAAGTGGAGCAAAGACCTCATCCTCAGCAGCTGGCAGCAAGGCCAAAAATGTGATAACAAAGGATAAAGCCTCAACAGAGAGCACAAGAGCTGGAACTGCCAGTCATATACCACCACAGAGGGAACGTAGCAATGATAAAACTGGGTCTATGTTACCAACACATATAGACCAAAGCACCAGTGCTACATCAAGTGCATCAGGTTCAAATTCTAAAATCCCCAAAAGGTCAACATCAGAGGTCCATGTGAAATCACAAGAGACCCCAGATAAATCATCACAGACTGATGCCACTGGATCAGTGGTCATTTCCAAAGTGCAGAAACAACCCAGGACCAAAGAATCTTTGAAATCTCCTGTCAGTATAACCAAAGCTGGCAGGAAACCAACGTTTGAAGAGGCCAAGGGGGAGAAAGCTACACCAGGAGACATTTCTCCCATAAAACCAACACTCAAGATGGGAACAAATCATATTAAAGAAAATTCAGATGAGGACAATGTCTCTATAAACCAGGTAAATGGTGTGGTGATAGACAAAGAGGAGAGTAGTATTAAAACAGTGCACCCAACTGACAGGAAGAGCCTGGATGTCAAAAAACAAGGGCACAACATTCTGGAGAACAATGCCTCCATGGCATCAAGTAGTCGGTTACCCATCTCATCTCCGACAAGAAAGAGGAACAATGAGATAACTGAAACAagtggcattaaaaaaatgacatcaagtCAGGCAGACTCAGATAGACCCAAGACTGTCCAGAAGCAGAATTCAGAGCAGCAAGACCTAACCCCTGACGAGAGGCCTGGCAGTGAGACACCACCCCCACTCTCTGAAAGTCCTAAGAAAG GAAGCATGCTGTCAACAAGACCAACCAAACACACCTTTAAAAGAAGCATTAGTCACAAAGAGAGTGACACACATAAAGAGTCTGGCTCTCCACTTCCTACCAAGCAAGAGAAACCGGTCTCTTTGAGGCTCTCCAAACAAATTGATAACaccaaacacaataaaagtccAGTGAAGGATTCAGCTGAGCCATCATCATCTATAAGCAAGCTTCCTACAAGGGGTCAGAGAAGCTCCAACAAAATGATATCCAGAAACATCACACCACCTGACTATTCTTCAAACACATCTACATCCAAACAGGAGGACACCAATCAGACCACTAAAACAGAGACAGCTGTTGAGGCACCTGACAGTTTCATAGCAGATCAAGTTAAGGACAGTGCCGGTGATGATAGATTCAAATTCAAGTCTCAGTCTACAGAGGCTGAAGAACACATGATAAAGCTCACAGACAATCAGTCAAGTACAGGTGAATTCAAACCGAAAGTAAAAGGGACAAAAGAGGCGGAGGAGAGCAAAACCAGTCttacaaataaaaagatttCAAAAACTCAATCAATTCAAAGCAATGATGTCACTGTTACAGAAAAGACCCAAGCAAAAGTTGCACCAGTCACAGGCCCAGGTGCTGAGCTATTGCCCAACAGTGAGGCgattctgtctctgtcaccaGTTACTGATGTAAATAAGGCTGAGGCTGATAACAACAGAGGACAGGCTGAgactaaacaacaaacaagagaTGAGACTCCACCTGAAAATGGAtctcacattcaaacacaggaagaggaaatgacattttcaccAAAGATTTGTTCCATAGATTCTGAACAGAATGACATTTTGGAGACACCTAGAACACCAGATTCAGTtcaagagaaagagacagattcTGCAGGGTTGGATCAGGACACAGTAGCAGCTCATGAGGATGTAACTGATATATCAGCcaaacctgttttgtttgacGGCATTCATGGTAACTTATTGAACCGCACTGATCAGGAAGTTGTTATGGCAGGTAGAGTTTCCCTTAACAGTGAAAGGCAGCAAAGGGAGTTATTAAAGGATCAGACCACAAATATCGTTCTTGAAAATGATAGATTGCCCGCATTTAGCAGAAATTTAGTAAAGGATTTTGAGGTAGAAGAGAGAAGCAAAGAGGAGGTTGGCAGGAAACCAACAGAGGCTTtgagcagacaaacagagactgTGACTGTTTTTGAATCAACCAAGAATGCTGAAAATCAGCTGGACAAAGAGCCTCTTTTACTGGCAGGGGAATTTGAAAGATTGGAGAAAAACGCAAAACCAAATGAAAGGCAGAATGACACAGCAGTGGAAAGTGCTGACTCACAGAACAGTTGCAAAAGGGAGCTCAAGGGTCGAACTATTGAGGATCAAGCAGAGAAAGACATTGCAGAACCACAGAAACCAACACCTCTCTCATCAGAGAAGAGATGTTTACAGCCTGACTCAGAGAAGGAGCCAAGGATGGTAGTTACAGATGTTGTACaagagaagaggacagagacagagcaaaCAAGAAGTGCATTTCAGCAAAATACAGATGGTGTGGTTGATGCAAAAACGAAATGTGGGGTCCTCTTCAGAGAAAAGTCAGGAAGTATCGATAAGGAAATGGATCCGCAGATGAAGGCCccaacagtgaaaaatgaacaGGAAACCAAAGAACCTCTAACCAAAGATGAGAAAGTCAGAGATAATCAATCAAATcaggacaacaaacacactgacattgtAAAGGAGAGTCAAACTCAAGAACCGAAAGCCTTAAGCACTATAACTCAGAGTGCTGAAGGTACAAAGGAAGAGAGTGAAACAAAGGCATCTGGTAAGAATTTACCAAATAAGATTTCAAATGAGACTGCTGAAAATGAAGTTAGTAGCCTGGAGGACCAGACAACCACGTTTTCCAAAGACCAAGATGTGGACAatgaaacaacagaggaaagTGCTCCTGCATCAGCAGAATCCAAATGTCAGAAAGCTAACCtagaaaagcaaacagagacagaaaaagccCCTGGGAAAACAACAGACAGCAAAGTTATACACATTGATACAACTCAAGTGGGAGACCtaagtgaaataaaaactgctgaAGAAGAGACTGAAAGAAAGGTTTCATCAGCCATCGATTCATCAATGAAGAATTTGGTGAGTGAGACTACATTTACAAACTCTCAGAGTGAAGTTGGTATCCAGGAAGACCAGAAGTCCAAAACTGTTGTAGATACAGATGAAGATATTACAGaaccagagaaaaacaagtcaaTAAGTGGTGGAGGTACTCatgaagagaaggaaacaaagacatttGGTAAGAATTTACCAGATGAGATTTCAAATGAGACTGCTGAAACTGAAGTTAGTAGCCTGGGGGACCAGGCAACCATAATTTCCAGAGACCAAGATGAAGATATGAAACAAACTGAGGAAAATGCTTCTACAGAAAAAGCACCAGGGAAGACAATAGACAGCAAAGTTCTACAAATGGATACAACTCAAGAACCAAGTGAAATCAAGAGTGCTGAAGAAGAGATTGAAAGAAAGGATTCATCAATAAAACGAGTGGAGAATGAGACTACACTTACAAAATCTAATAAGGAAGTTTCTATCCAGGAGGACCAGAAGTCTAAAATTGTtggagataaagataaagacattacagaaccagagaaaaacaagtcagTACAATCCCAGCACCCAAATGCTAACCAAGAACATAAACCAAAGACTGAAACAAAAGAATATctaaagacaaaagaagatACAAAATTACCAGAAAAGACAACTGAAAAAGCTGCTAGAAAAACTAAtaagaaacaggaagagaatgCCATCATCAAAGAGGATGGTAAAGTTGAAAATGAAGTGACAAagcaggaggaacagcagaTGAAGGCATCAAAGATAGATGCCAAGCAAGAGTCAGGACCAGTTATTTTAGAAGCTGCATCCATCAAAACAAGTGGTgaagaacaaaaagacaagacCACTGTTGTTCCAGATCAAGTCCTTGGTACTGATGCTCAGAAGGATGATAAAGAAGCCAAAGAACTTCTAACCAAAGAAAAGGAAGTCAGGGAACATGAATCAAATCTtaagaacaaacacactgatgttatTAAGGAGAGCGCTAAAAATCAGAGTGCTGAGGGTACTCATGAAGAGAATGAAACAAGGGCATTTGGTAAGAATTTACCAGATGGGATTCCAAATGAGACTGCTGAAACTGAGGTTAGTCACCACAAGGACTGGACGACTGTAGCTGCTAGAGGCCAAGATGAggacatgaaaacaacagaggaaaatgCTTCTACATCAGCAGAATCCAAATGTCAGAAAGCTAAGCTAGAAAAGCAAATTGAGACAGAAAAAGCTCCACAGAAGACACAAGAAGTAAAAATATTACAAACGGATACAACTCAGGGAATAAGTAAAACACAGAGTACTGTGGTTactaaagaaaacactgaaagtgaatcagtgaagatttcagtGAATGAGACTGAAATTACCAACTCTAACAGTGAGGTCAGTATCCAGAGAATCCAGAAGTCCATAATCCATGGAGATCAATCTGAGGACATaacaaaacatgagaaaaacatgTCCAGAATACCCAAATGTGGAAATGCTAACCCTGAACAGGAACCAAGGATTGTAACAAAAGAATCTCTAAAGACAAATGAGGATACCAAATTAGCAGAAGAGACAACTGAAAAAGCTGCTAGAAAGACTAATAAGAAACAGGAACAGCAAACCATCATTAAAgatgatgacagacagatgaagacatCAAAGACAGATGCCAAGCAAGAGTCAGGACCagttattttaaaagatgtaCCCACAAAAACAAGTGGTGGAAAACAAGAAGTCAAAACCACTGTTGGTCCTGATATAGTACTTAATGCTACTGAAGCTGACAAGAATTatcaagacacaaaacacagaacaaagacaaaaggtGGTGTCAAACAGGATCTGCAGACCTCAGGAGAGAAAGACATAAACCTCAGTGATCTGCTAAAGCCTACAAAGCCATCACTCATCGACAGTTCATCTCTTTTAGCTACAGTGAAACCATCCACTCCATCTCATTCAAAGAATGAATCCCCATCTAGCTGGTTGGATGTGGAACATCatcaaaaagagaagaaagaacagaacagaagacTAAATGCCTCAGCCAGTGAGGATGAATCGCTTGAGTctgatgactatgatgatttTATCAGGAGCATTAAGCAAGGCAGCATTCCTTTCTCAGCACCTCCAAAGAGGCATAGCCATAAAAAGTCCCTGTCACCACCTTTTGCCATGCCAGCCATTAAGGAGGACCACTTTGAGAGAACATTTGATCCAGAGCAATTCCAGTTTGGCTTaagcaaaaaaagcaaaagtctTAGGGATCTTTCTCCAGGTATGGTTattaaagaaaaagcagctAAAAGGGAGGGACGGACCATGGAAAAACATGCACAAGATAAAGGCAAGCACACAGCAAGAGACCAGATGAACTCAGCTGATGAGGTGAAAGGGCAAAATGGAGTCAAAGAGGGGATTAATATTGACtcaggagaggaaaataaacaaaacaatggagaAGAGCCTGGGAAGCCAACGTCACGGCTTGGAAGGATGTCCATCCTTTCCAGCTTACTGAGCACTCCTCAGTCCTCCAGGAAGGCCAAAAAGGAAGCTACCTCTGCCTCAAATAGCACACTTTCATCTAACCAACAACAGGACCTGCCCTCAGCTGGAAAAAAGGGAGTTGTTGATTCACCTTTGCCTGGCATTGACACAGATAAGAAGGGTGTGAAAGGTACAGATCAAGGCCCACCTGTGGGTGCTGGTACATGTCCATTGATTGAGTCAGCacccagctcctcctctcccccccgtCTGCCCTCGTTCTCTGAGATAAAGCTGCCTGATCATTTAGAGAAATACCTCAAGACGAACAAAAGAGAATCTGAGGCCTCCCAGGGCTGTACACAGAGGAATAAAACTACACTGAATTCTGAGGGTAGTACTGTGATGGACCACgcctcagcagcaggagcagctgatgtgGATGTGGGGCTGAAGGGCCCTGCAGGAATACCTCCAGCCAGTAACTACAGCCAACAGACTTCTAGAAATGGACTCTCTACATCTAAGCCCAAG ATACCTGCAGTAAAAGGGTTCCACAAAAGACCTGGAAAG ATTGTCATACATGAACAAGCGCAGTTTGGAGGGGAAGCGTTTGAGCTCTACTGTGATACAGAGGATGCCACCACAATGATGCTGTCCCCAGTCATCTCAGTTCGAGTCATCAGAGGATG ctGGCTCCTCTATGAAAAACCTGGTTTCCAGGGTCGTATCATTGCCCTTGAGGAAGGTCCTACAGAGCACATAGTGAATGTGTGGGCAGAAGAAGGAAGTCCAACAACATTAAACCAGATGGGTCAGCCTGTACAAACAGCACCAATGGTTATAGGTTCTGTTAGATTAGCAGTCAGG GACTATAGCATGCCCCGAATTGACCTGTTTGCAGAGGTGAATGGGTTGGGGAGGATGTCATCTTACTGCGATGACACAGTAGAGATTGGCTCCTATGCGATGCCACAGACCACTGGCTCAATTAAGGTCCATTCTGGAGT CTGGCTGGTGTACACTGATCCAGGGTTTGGAGGTTTAGTAGGAGTGCTGGAGGTGGGAGAGTATCCCTGCCCAGAGTCTTGGGGTTTCCCTCAGCCCTTCATTGGGTCTCTGCGACCCCTCCGAATG GGAGCAATAAGGGTGGAGCATCCTAATGACTTCCAG GCCTTAGTATTTGAGAAGCCCAGCTTTAAGGGAGAGTGCATAGAGGTCAACAGTGACATGTACAACTTGCAAGAagaaccagaggaggaaaaaacagatgagAAGCAGGAGAACAAGAAGACATTGTCTGCAGTGGGGTCTATAAAGATCCTTGGTGGTCT CTGGGTCGGCTATCAAGAGGTAGACTTTGAAGGGCAGCAGTACAtcctggaggagggggagtaTCCTCACTGCAGTGACTGGGGAGGATCAGATGAAGGGCTCCTGTCACTTCGACCTGTGTGCACA GACTTCCTGTCCCCCCATGTTAAATTGTTCAGTGAGCGGAACTTTGACACACTGGGGCTCAGTGTGGACTTGTTGGGTCCTGTCATCAACATGGAGGACGTCGGTTATGGTGTCAAAACTCAGTCCATCAATGTCATGAGTGGAGT GTGGGTGGCCTTCGAGAAGCCTGGATTCAGTGGCGAGCTCTACATCCTGGAGAAAGGCCTATATGGAAGCCCCGAGGATTGGGGTGCCCCAAACTTCAAGATCTCATCCATACAGCCAGTCTTCCAT GACACACTGATGGGAACAACAAAATTTAAG GTGCAGCTGTATTCTGAGCCAGAGTTCCAGGGAAGGCTGGTGGCTCTGGAGGACAGCGTAGCAGCTTTGGATGAGGACTTCAGACCCAGGTCCTGTAAGGTGCTGGCTGGCAG GAAAAAGAGTTGA